A window from Lytechinus pictus isolate F3 Inbred chromosome 9, Lp3.0, whole genome shotgun sequence encodes these proteins:
- the LOC129268433 gene encoding ethanolamine kinase 1-like has protein sequence MSGDSNLPHLDMFVDEKNAEESVITIARTVRPEWNDKDIKVKVFSGGISNKLVGCYVPPNKEEILLMRIYGKKTELLVDRKREKETFQILHKAGCGPKLHASFENGICYDFVPGVILDEKTVREERIYKLVAHEMARMHLIEANRGKAPSSELFNKLNHFISLTPDRFEDPKKQEIFERRIMPRSELITEANMLMSLVSNLGLPVVFSHNDLLLGNIILNTEKSKVSFIDYEYAMFNYLPYDIANHFCEFPGIEEVNYDLYPEREFQLKWIREYLKAHYSLQGENKAVTDNEVERMYAIVNKFALVSNFFWGVWSIVQACHSTIDFDFLDYAITRLDEYKRRKPAFLALPIPE, from the exons ATGAGTGGGGATTCCAACTTGCCGCATCTTGATATGTTCGTGGATGAGAAGAATGCCGAAGAGAGCGTTATAACTATTGCGAGGACGGTACGCCCGGAATGGAATGACAAAGACATCAAGGTTAAG gTATTTTCTGGAGGCATTTCCAACAAACTGGTCGGCTGCTACGTCCCACCCAACAAGGAAGAGATCCTGCTCATGAGGATCTATGGCAAGAAAACCGAGCTCCTGGTTGATCGGAAGAGGGAGAAGGAAACGTTTCAGATCCTCCACAAAGCAGGGTGCGGACCAAAGCTCCATGCTTCGTTTGAGAACGGTATATGCTATGACTTTGTGCCTGGCGTGATTCTGGATGAAAAGACTGTCCGGGAGGAGAGGATATACAA GTTGGTTGCTCATGAGATGGCTCGGATGCATCTAATAGAGGCCAACAGAGGAAAAGCGCCCTCTTCAGAGCTATTTAATAAACTCAATCATTTTATCTCCCTCACCCCTGACCGCTTTGAGGACCCCAAGAAACAAGAAAT atttgaaaGGCGGATTATGCCACGATCGGAGCTTATTACGGAAGCCAACATGTTGATGTCTCTCGTGTCAAATCTAGGCCTCCCGGTAGTCTTTTCACACAATGACTTACTCCTAGGAAACATTATACTTAATACAGAGAAAA GTAAAGTTAGTTTTATAGACTACGAGTATGCGATGTTCAACTACCTCCCCTATGACATAGCAAACCATTTCTGTGAATTTCCAG GTATTGAGGAAGTCAACTATGACCTCTATCCTGAAAGGGAATTTCAGTTGAAATGGATTCGTGAATACCTGAAGGCTCATTATTCTTTGCAAGGAGAGAATAAAGCAGTTACTGATAATGAAGTTGAGAGGATGTATGCCATTGTAAACAAGTTTGCATTG GTGTctaattttttctggggtgtaTGGTCCATTGTACAGGCTTGCCACTCAACTATAGACTTCGACTTCTTAGA TTATGCCATTACACGGTTAGATGAATACAAGAGACGGAAACCTGCGTTCCTTGCTCTACCCATCCCAGAATAA